The Nostoc sp. 'Peltigera membranacea cyanobiont' N6 genome contains the following window.
ATTTTAGAATATACCCGACTGAAGCTATCTTATGGCTGTCCCAAAACAGCATTTGTAAAACATCAACTCGACCTGTTTCGTGGAAGCCAACCCATCCAATCACCCACTTTCCCAGAATTGGATTTAACCGCAGAGCAGATTTTTAATGCTGGTAATATCTGAACGACATTTTTTGAACCGATAAAAATTACTGAAATCCTTATTCAGAAAGGGTTACGTTGATTTTATTAAACACGCTGTTCATTCCCCACCTGATTCTGTAGCACAAAATCAAGTGGGGAATGTGAGATATAAACGTTAACTTAAAAAGAAGTACGAATTGTGCTAAATAAAAAGTAATTTTTAGGGATTTCTAGGAAACTAGTAAATAACTATATAATGAAAAACTTTCAGGAGGAGCGGTAGTGAGCCTACAAACTCTCGTTGACGAAGCCACCATCCCCCCAGATTCAGGGTCTGTAACGTCTAATCCCTTTGATACAGATAGCTTTAATCAAGCTGTCATGTCTACCTACGGTCGGTTTCCCTTAGCCCTAGAACGGGGTGCTGGGTGCCGGGTTTGGGATACACAGGGGCGCGAATATCTAGACTTTGTAGCGGGAATTGCCACTTGTACTTTGGGACACGCCCACCCAGTTATGGTAGAAGCGGTAACACGCCAAATCCAGAAGCTGCATCATGTCTCTAATTTGTACTATATTCCTGAACAAGGAGAATTGGCAAAATGGCTCGTTGAACATTCTTGTGCCGATCGCGTATTTTTCTGCAATTCTGGAGCAGAAGCCAACGAAGCCGCAATAAAACTGGCGCGGAAATATGCCCACACAGTATTAGACATTGAAAAACCAATAATTTTAACCGCCAATGCCAGTTTCCACGGGCGGACTTTAGCAACTGTTACCGCTACAGGACAACCAAAATATCAAAAATATTTCGATCCTTTGGTTCCTGGGTTCCACTACGTAAATTACAACGATATTAACGCTGTGGAAGTGGCGATTAGCGAGTTGGATGAAGGCGATTATCGGGTAGCGGCGATTCTGATTGAGCCATTGCAGGGAGAAGGCGGTGTGCGTCCGGGAGATGTTGCCTATTTCAAAAAGCTTCGGCAGATTTGCGACGAAACTGGCGTTTTGTTGATTTTTGATGAAGTGCAAGTTGGTATGGGGCGCAGTGGCAAATTATGGGCTTACGAACATCTCGGCGTTGAACCGGATATCTTCACCAGTGCCAAAGGGTTAGGTGGCGGTATTCCCATCGGTGCGATGATGAGCAAGAAATTCTGCGATGTGTTTCAACCAGGGGAACACGCTAGCACCTTTGGCGGCAATCCATTTGTGTGTGGTGTAGCACTCAGTGTTTGCCAGACATTGGAACGGGAAAATATTTTGCAGAATGTGCAAGACAGGGGCGAACAGTTACGAACCGGATTAAGAGCGATCGCAGCTAAATATCCTCAGTACATTGGCGAAGTTCGGGGTTGGGGTTTAATCAACGGTTTGGAGTTACGAGCCGATATTCAACTAACCGCAGCCGATATCGTCAATGCTGCCATCAAGGAGGGCGTATTGCTGGTACCAGCCGGGCCAAAAGTAGTCCGATTTGTGCCACCGCTAATTGTCACAGAGGCAGAAGTAAACACTGCCTTGGAAGCTGTGGAAAAGGCGATGTCTAACGACAAGCTGTAGGGCATCTACGCAACTTTTACAAAGCGAGGATAAGTATTTGTGTCTATTTCTCGCTTTTTCTTTGTTTTATCAGGATTCGCGGAAAACCCCATCCGTCTGTACGGTGGGGATTATTGCGGTCTGCGGAGCGCAGCGCAGTAGACAATCATTCTTTTCCGCCTGACTGCTCTTTAATGTAATCTTTGACTATTTCCAATGGCGCTCCACCACATGAAACTACACATTTAGAGTCATGCCATAGTTTAACTTTTTCACCCCAGTAAAACTTACCTATTTCTGATTTGTATTGTTGTCTCAAAATCCTGCTAGAAGCTGATTTAAGTGAAGCCATTAAATCAGAAATATTGTTATCTGGATGTAGGCTGACAAGCAAATGTACGTGGTCAGGCTCACCATTAAATTCCTCAAGGATGCACTGATTAGCAGTCAATACCCGCACAAAAATAGGCTCCATGTCTGCAAGCATGGCTTTTGTAAAAACTAACCTACGAAACTTAGTTACAAAAACCATGTGTAGATGAATATCAAAAACTACGTGCGCTCCTTTCCTTAAACTCTTCCTAGTCACTTCGAGTCAACCCTAGAATCTATGGTATAGTACTGAGAGTAACACAAGTACATGATTCGACTGATGCTATATGGTTGCCAACAAATACTATTAAATCCTGATAACGATCTAAAAGTAATCTTAGAGTTTTTGTGTAGTGAAGCAACAAAACTCTCTAATTGTGGAACGTACTATGCCCGCCAACTTTACTTTAAAACTGGTCTAATCCCTAGCAAATTTGATTTAAATAATCAGCTATCTAACAATATTCATTTTGCCGCAATGTACTCTCAAGCAGCACAACAATGCTTAATGAGTGTAGCAGAGTCATTCAAATCATTTGTGGGACTACTCAAAGGGATAAAAAACGGGACTGTAACGCAAAAACCTAAGCTTCCAGGATATCGAGATGGCGGATTAAGCTTAGTAACCTATCCGGCTCAAGCCATAAAACTGACTCCACTTGGCTTACGTTTCCCGTTGGGTACCAAAGTAAAGACATGGTTTGGAATAGCCGAATTTTACTTGCCTATGCCCTCGAATCTCGATCGCAAACAAATTAGAGAGTATCGAATTCTCCCTAGAAATGGTGAATTCTATTTGGAGCTTGTTTACAAACTTTCCACCATTCAATCTGATGTAGATTTTAACAAAGTCATTGGCATAGACCCAGGACTCAATAACTGGTTAACCTGTGTAAGCAATGTTGGTACATCTTTGATAGTCGATGGATTGCATCTCAAGAGTTTGAATCAGTGGTATAACAAACGAGTATCTGTCCTTAAAGAGAATCAACCACAAGGTTTTTGGTCTAAGCAATTAGCTCTCATTACGGAAAAACGAAATAGACAAGTTAGAGATGCTGTCAATAAGGCGGCTCGACTGATATTAAATCACTGCCTTGAAAACAAAATAGGAACAATCGTTTTTGGGTGGAATGAAGGTCAGCGCCAAAATATAAATCTTGGCAGCAAGACCAATCAAAAGTTTGTTCAAATTCCTACTGCTAGATTGAAAGATAGAATTGCTCAACTCTGCCAACAGTATGGATTAAGATTTGAAGAAACTGAAGAAAGTTACACAAGTAAGGCGAGCTTTTTAGATTCTGATTTGCTACCTACATTCGGCGCAAAACCTGAAGGGTGGCAAGAGTCTGGTAAGCGAGTTAAGCGTGGTTTGTACCGTTCGGCGAATGGTACAAAAATAAATGCTGATGCTAATGGGGCATCTAACATTCTAAGAAAAGTAGCGGTGAAGCTTGGGCTAGACCTAAGTGGAATCAGTAGGGGTGCATTGATAGCACCTTTGAGAATCCGTTTCTGGATTGCTTAAGAATCCCCATCCGCCTACGCGGTGGGGAGTATCAAGAAAACAGAATATCAGAAGTCAGAAGTCAGAATCAATTCTGTACGAATAGTGAATAGCGCCGTTGATTCAAGACTTGCTAATTTATTCTCGCGTGGGGACTCGCCGTCAGTAATTTACCCTCGTGGACTGCAATACTGGACTCGATGTAGCTCTTAGTAATTTACATATAGCGATCGCTATGTGTAAAGCTATCATCCCTTATTCGTCGAAAATTTCCTGATACAGGCACTCGTCTAGCTATTTGTAAAAAAATCGTCGAGCGATATGGCGATCGCATCTAGGCTGAGTCGGAACCGAGCGTAGGAACAGTACTTTATCTTACCCTGAACGCAAATTAAGGTATCTTTAAATATATGTACTTTACACCTGCCTAATAACTTACTAATAACTGCATGATTCATAATCAGGCATTGCGACCCATTGAAGTTTTGCTAGTTGAAAACTCTCCTAGTGATGCTAATCTAGCCATCACAAGCTTCTTAAATGCCCAAATTGCCAACAACTTGTACTGGGTTGAAGATGGTGAAAGTGCTATGAACTACTTAGGGGAGCAAGAAGAGTTCGCTAATTTCCCCGTCCAGACTTAATCTTACTCAACCAGAATCCCCCAGGTATGGATGGGCGGGAAGTGTTAACAGAAATCAAATCAGACCCAAATCTTGAATGCATTCCTGTTGTCATAACTACTACCTCAAATGATGAGCAGATATACTACGTTCTGATAATCTCAGTGCTAATTGCTACGTAACAAAGCCTATTGATGTCTAGCAGTTTATTCAGGTTGTGCAGTCGATCTAAAGATTTCTGGCTGATAGCAGTGACACTACCACGAACGGAATGGGGTTGGTAATTTAAATTGTTGCTTATAACAGCAGAGAAATAAGCCCTGTCTGAACCAATAGCAAATCAGGTGATTATCTAACAACTTGATATAACCCTGTACTATGGAAAAACCTATAATTCACATTTTATTAGTAGAAGATAGTCCTAGTGATGCCCATCTGCTACGTCGGATATTTTTTCATCCAGATCGAGAACAATGGCAGATGTTACATGTTGAACGGCTATCTGAAGCAATATATGCTAGCAGGGAAAACTCCGCGTCCACTGTTGATGATTCTCAGATAGAGAGTCGCAAGCAACGCAGATTCGACCTGGTTTTATTAGACCTTAGCCTCCCTGACTCTATTGGACTCGATACCTTGAAAGAATTTCGGGCAGCAGTCCCCGATATCCCAGTTGTGGTATTAACAGGGCTTGATGATGAAGATTTAGCAATGCAAGCTTTAGCAGAAGGCGCACAAGACTATCTCGTTAAAGATCAAATAACGATACAACAGTTAGTGCGTGCCATTCGCTATGCCATTGAAAGGAGCGAAATTCTCAACCAACTCCGGGATAGCGAAGAACGTACCCGTCAGGCACTGGCAAAAGAACAAGAACTCAACGAATTAAAATCGAACTTTGTAGCAATGGTCTCCCACGAGTTTCGTACCCCCATGACTACGATTCGGACGGCTGTAGATATCCTTGAATATAACAGTGAAAAACTAACTGACGATCGCAGAACTAAATACTTCGATCGAATTCAAAATGCTATCAACCAGATGCTCAATCTCTTAGATGAGATCCTATTTTTGAGTAAAACTGAAGCAGCTAAACTAGAATACAAACCGACATTTCTGGATTTAGAAAAATTCTGTATTGAACTTACAGATATTCTACAAGTCAATGCAGGTAGTCAGCACAGCATTATTTTTACCTTTCAAGGTGAATCCACCCAAGCTCAAATGGATGAAGACCTCCTCAATTGTATCTTCACGAATTTGATTTCCAACGCCATCAAATATTCCCCTCCAAATAGCACTATTTGGTTTGATTTGATTTGCAAAGATGGTCTGGCAACTTTCCAGGTAAGAGATCGGGGAATGGGTATTCCCCTCAAAGACCAAATTTGTCTGTTTCAAACCTTTTATCGGGCCAGTAATGTGGGTGTAATTCAAGGAACAGGACTAGGACTCACTATAGTTAAAAAATGTGTGGAGTTACATGGTGGTCATGTTCAATTAGAAAGTGAGGAAAATGTTGGCACAACAGTAATTGTGACTCTGCCACTACAATGGCTAGGCGGATAAACTAAATTTTACTGATTTAGAGACGAGCAAAAAATAAATCAATAACCGTGTCACTATAGAAAATAGAGCTGCAATATTGAGCAATAGGAAGACTAAAGAACACTGTGCAGATAACATTCTTAGGGACGAGTTCCGGTGTACCGACGCGATCGCGCAATGTTTCCAGTGTCGCCCTGAGATTACCCCAAAGGGCAGAACTGTGGTTATTCGACTGTGGTGAAGGCACCCAGCATCAAATTATGCGGAGTGAACTGAAAATCAGTCAACTCTCCCGAATTTTTATCACCCACATGCACGGCGATCACATCTTTGGCTTGATGGGACTTCTTGCTACTTGCGGCTTGGCTGGCAATGTAGAACGAATTGATATCTATGGGCCACCTGGATTAAATGATTACATTCAATCCGCCTCCCGTTACTCTTACACACACTTTTCTTACCCTATTAAAGTTCATGCCATCCGTCCAGGGGTAATTTATGAAGACAATGACTTCACCGTTAGCTGCGGTAATTTGCATCACCGCATTACAGCTTTCGGCTACCGCGTAGCCGAAAAAGACCGGACAGGACGCTTTGATGTGGAAAAAGCCAAAGCGTTGGAAATTCCTTCTGGCCGCATTTACGGTCAACTCAAACGCGGTGAAACTGTTACCCTTGACGACGGACGGGTAATTGATGGCACTCAATTATGCGGCCCTACAGAAATTGGTCGGAAAATCGCCTATTGTACAGACACTATTTATTGTGATGGTGCAGTAAAATTAGCTCAAGATGCAGATGTGTTAATTCACGAAGCAACCTTTGCCCATCAAGATGCAGACATGGCTTTTCAGCGCTTGCATTCCACAACCACAATGGCAGCGCAAACAGCTTTAGCTGCTGGGGCACATCGACTGATCATGAGCCATTTCAGTCCCCGCTATGCTCCCGGTAATACTTTAGAATTGAAGGATCTCCTTAAGGAAGCCCGTGCTATTTTTCCCCGTACTGACATGGCTTATGATTTCATGATTCATGAAGTACCCAGACGACGGGAAGTAGAGTTAACCAAGGTAGGCGTTTGAATTTTGGATTTTAGATTTTGGATTTTGGATTTCCTATTGAACTCTTCTAATCTAAAATCTAAAATTAACTACGTTCTACCTTGGAGTTTAGTAATCCAACTCATAACGTCCAGCAAATAGACAGCAGTTGATTTTTGCGAGTAAGTCAACTAATTAACCAATAATTTACGGTTAGCTAAGTGTATCAAAAATATATAAATATTATGGGTTAAATGTTTTTCTAAATGTGTTTTTTATATTACAAGTTATCAAAATAACTTTAATCTATAGTAGTGGTGTATGTCAGAGAACTTTTTACTTCAATACTTAGGAAAAATAATTAATTTTCCGTCAAGATTTTTCTTTCTTAAATAAAATATTTATTGAAAATTTATTCTTCCAACACTGATTAAGAATTTATATGCATGAATTGATGAACATGAAAGCGCCAGTTGGCATAATATTGTGCCAAGTTAGCTTGTCATCCTTGGAAGAATAATTAAGTATGCTATTGCGGCTATAGGTGTAAAAAAAATTTCGCATTTCTCATAAATCTTCCAAATAAATATAGTGTTTCGATATTAGAGGAGTTTGATAGTGGCTAAGATTAGTCTGAATCAAGAGCAACAGGTTACAACTTCAGCACAAAGCGCGGTTGACATCAGACAACTATCTACTATTTTGCTTCGCCGCCGCTTTCTGATCTTCGGGGTTTCCTGCGTAGTTATGTCAGCGACTAGTCTCTTAGCTGTCATTGCCAAACCTGCTTACCAGAGCAATATGCAGATATTGGTGAATTCCAATTTATCTCAAGGGGCACAGTCAAATAATATTCCAGTCGAGGCAGATACTCAGGTTACTAATTCTAATTCTCTGGTTGTTGATTCAACTACTCAGATGAAACTCATGCTGAGTTATAAGCTTCTCCAGAAAGCTGTAGATTTACTTCATTCTGATTATCCTGATATTACCTTAGCAGATATCAATGGTCAGACAAAACAGAATAAAAAATCACCTCTAGAAGTAACTCCAGAAGAGGGAGGTATAGGAGTTAATCAAGTTTTTAGTCAAGTATTTAAAGTTTCTTTCCATGATGAAGATCCAGTCAAAGCTCAAAAAATACTTCAAGCTCTACAAAAAGTCTATCAAAGCTACAATAAAGAACAACAAAAAGAACGCCTGAATCATGGACTGGCTTTTGTAAATACTCGTCTACCTGAGATAAAAAAAGAGGTCAGTAAAGCTGATAAGAATTTAGAACAATTTCGCAAAAAACATAAATTACTCGATCCCGAAGTCCAAAGTAAAATCCTGTTAGAATCTCTAGCCGATATTCAAAACCAGCTACAAAGCACTCGTGCCAACCTTCAAGATGCAAACGCTCGCTACGACAACCTAGAACAACAAATAGCGTCTTCATCCCAACAGAATGAACTAATTTCTTCTCGTTTAAATCAGTCAAGCCGCTATCAAACATTATTGAGTGAAATTCAAAAAACAGAACTAGCATTGGCTAAAGAGCGACTGCGCTATACAGACGATTATCCATCAGTACAAAAACTAAAGCAGCAACGCCAAAGTCAATTGTCGCTATTACGACAAGAGGTGAAATCTATTACTACTAGCAGTAAGGGAGAACCCCTTTTAAAAGGGCAAATGGTAGGGGTAGATCCAACGTTAATAGACGAGTTTATTTTAGTGCAGACAACTGTTTTAGGACTAACTGCCAATGAAAAAAATCTAGCCGAGTCAGAACAGCGACTCCGTTCCGATCTAAACAAATATCCAAGCTTAATAGCAGAGTATAATCGTCTCCTCCCAAAAGTAGAAAGTAGTCATAAAACTCTTGAACAACTCCTGCAAGTGCAACAGTCTTTAGGACTGAAAATTGCTCAGGAGGGATATAATTGGCAAATTTTGACAGAACCGACTCTAGGGACTTATATGGGGAGCAACAGATTATTACTTTTGCTTGGGGGAGCGGTAATTGGGCCGATTTTAGGTATCTTAGCAGCTCTGATTTTGGAAAAATTTAATGATGCTATTTATTGTGCGGGAGATTTAAAGAAGCTGACGAATCTCCGTGTACTGGGATCGGTACCAAAACTACCGTCACATGGTGGGAAAAAGCGGCGGCTGGGAATGCCTTGGAATGGACAGCGCCGAGCAAATGACTCTGTAATAGAAGCCACGACTAAATTGCCCGTCCATGAGAACCTGGATATGATCTACCAAAATATTCAGATATTAAAATATCCCTTACCTTTCAAGTCGTTGATGTTTACTTCAGCACTACCAGGAGAAGGGAAGACAACCTTAGTATTAGGGCTTGTAGCTAGTGCTACTCGGATGCACCGACGGGTATTAGTTATTGATGCTAATTTGCACAACCCTAGCTTGCACAAAATCCTAGAATTATCCAACGACTGGGGACTCTCTCTGTTATTAGTTGATGAGACAACTACTCATTTTCAAGATTACATCCAGCCTATTCATCCTTCAATTGATATTTTGACTGCTGGGCCAGAACCAGAAGACACGGTAAAGTTGCTCAGTTCTCGAAGAATGAAAGAACTAATAGAGTTGTTTGAGCAAAGTTATGACTTAGTGCTGATAGATGCTCCGTCTATTTTAGGTACAGTTGATGCCAGGATTGTGGCATCTTTTTGCAATGGGATTGTGATGGTAGAGCGCATGGGTAAAGTAACCCGAAGTGAACTGACTCAAGCTACAGAAATTTTGAGTAATTTGAATTTAATTGGAATCATCGCTAATGAAGTGAGCAATTCTCAAAAGGTATTGGCATCGTAAGATTGGCGATTGGGGATTGGGAACAGGTAGAGGAGAGGAATTCTCGCCCTGGCTTCTTTAGCTGATTTATCGCTGACAGGTAAAGCAAAATGCATAATTAGTAGGAGGTGGCAACCTCCTGCGTTGGAGAGGTGTCTCATCTTAAAGTAGTAGACGCAAAAACCTAGAGCGTCAATTAGATACTAGTGTGATTAGATGACCAGCATGAAATTCCAACTTTACTTAGGCTTTTTATTTTCCCAGATTAAAGTACGTCATTGGTGGGTAAGTGTCCTTTTATGGATTGCTTTGGTTGCCCCAGCGCAAGCGTCGGTAATTCTGCGCGTGGCAATTGAGAGGGGTGTTAATCAGGTAAAAGTGGGCAGTTCCACCACTGGGATTGTCAAGGATAGTACCGGACGAACTCTCGGACAGTTACCAGCAATGAGTGCGTATTATGCCCAAGCTATTCCTGGCGGAGTTGCTTTAGATAAGTGGCAGTCTGGTTTATTTTGGATTGAGCCAACAGGTAAAGGATTCGTTTATATTGGCGATCGCTGGTATCGGGGCAGAACTCTGGTTGTTCCCACAGAAAAAGGCTTAACAGCTGTTAATTGGGTTGACGATCAAGAATATCTTTATAGCGTTCTTGGTGGGGAAATGGATGCTAGCTGGCCCCAAGAGGCTCTAAAAGCCCAAGCGATCGCAGCCCGCACTTATGCTCTCTATGAGCGAGAAAAACAACGGAATAATCCCGTTTTCGATTTAGGTAATACCCCCGATCGTTGGCAAATTTACAAAGGTGTCATCAGTGAAGCTCCTGCTACTTACGCCGCAGTGGATTCCACACTAGGGCAGGTACTAACTTACAAAAACCAGATTATTCTCTCAGTTTTCCACGCTTGTTCTGGGGGACACACTGAAAATGTAGAAGATGTTTGGGGAAGCCGCGAGCCTTACCTACGCGCTGTTCAAGACTACGATCAAAATATCAGCGAGTGTAATTGGGTGAAAACCTTCTCGCCCACTGAAATTAGCGCTAAATTTCCGGGAGTTGGCAGTGTGACGGCGATGACTCCAGAGACATACTCGCCTTTCCGCAGTGTCAAAGTCTTGAGAATTGTCGGCAATAAGGGTACGAAGGTGCTACAGGGTGAGGAAGTGCGAACAGCCCTGAAGCTAAAAAGTACTCGCTTTACTGTTACCAAGGGAGCCGATGGAAGTTTTGTACTGCAAGGGCTTGGCTACGGTCATGCTTTGGGTATGAGTCAGTGGGGGGCGTACAATCTGGCTCGGCAAGGAGTTAACCACCTGCAAATTTTGGGACATTATTATCAAGGTGTAGCCCTAACACCAATTCAGGCGAAGTAGCGAACTTCTGTACTTATAGCAACCGTCAAGGCGGTTTGAGCATAAATTGAAAGTAGTCTCTTTTCTTGTAGAGCGATCGCTGTATATATATATGTCCTAACCACCAAGGCGGTTGCTATATGTTACAAAAGGCAAACAGGCTTAAAGGCCTTACTAATAAGCAATGACAAAGGACAAATGATAGCCTTTGCCATTTAGCTTTAATTGCACCAACCTACTTAAACTTTTGCTTCCAAAGACTTGAGTAACTCGGTATTCACACCCGATTCACGAGTCAGAGCAATTTTCCCAGTGCGGGCGATTTCTTTCAAACCAAATTTTTGCAACACCTGCACGATCGCTACCATCTTACCCGGATCTCCCACAACTTCTAAGGTGAGAAAATCTTCAGCTACATCCACGACTCGCGCCCGGAAAATCTGAGACAATTCGATCACTTCTGAGCGATTGCTGGTGCTAGCATTCACCTTCAAAAGCATCAGTTCCCTCTCTACGCAAGGGTTTTCGGTAATATCCTGTACCTTAAGAACATTGACTAACTTATATAGTTGCTTGGTGAGTTGCTCGATCACGCGATCGTCACCAGGTACAACCATCGTAATGCGGGAGACTCCTCCTTGTTCAGCAGGGCCAACAGCAAGGCTTTCAATATTAAAACCGCGACGGGCGAATAAACCAGAAATGCGGGAAAGAACACCCGCCTCATCTTCTACCAGAACTGAAAGGGTATGTTTCATCTTCGCCAATAGAGGCTAGAGCAGGAATTGAGTAACGCAGACACTAGTACGACTTTGCAGAATTCACTCATTCAAAATTCAAAATTCCTTGAGTTTTAAACTCTTGACATTTTGTAAAATGTATGTTTTTTTCTACTGTGATGTACTACTGCACTAATTGTCAGTGCGACCTTTTATTGTAAACTCAATAGTTGCACTCATTGCACTCTCTAAGGATAAATTGGGTAAAAATCATTCTGCAAGGAAGAGTTTCATTCAATGAATCTCTTTTCATAGGTAGATGCGGAATTTTGGTAAACCTTTTATACTCAGCTTTAA
Protein-coding sequences here:
- a CDS encoding Uma2 family endonuclease, with amino-acid sequence MAQALQRKLVTFEEFITKYPENSNKRYELHDGVVIDIPPPTGDHEEIILFLIERFILEYTRLKLSYGCPKTAFVKHQLDLFRGSQPIQSPTFPELDLTAEQIFNAGNI
- a CDS encoding aspartate aminotransferase family protein, whose product is MSLQTLVDEATIPPDSGSVTSNPFDTDSFNQAVMSTYGRFPLALERGAGCRVWDTQGREYLDFVAGIATCTLGHAHPVMVEAVTRQIQKLHHVSNLYYIPEQGELAKWLVEHSCADRVFFCNSGAEANEAAIKLARKYAHTVLDIEKPIILTANASFHGRTLATVTATGQPKYQKYFDPLVPGFHYVNYNDINAVEVAISELDEGDYRVAAILIEPLQGEGGVRPGDVAYFKKLRQICDETGVLLIFDEVQVGMGRSGKLWAYEHLGVEPDIFTSAKGLGGGIPIGAMMSKKFCDVFQPGEHASTFGGNPFVCGVALSVCQTLERENILQNVQDRGEQLRTGLRAIAAKYPQYIGEVRGWGLINGLELRADIQLTAADIVNAAIKEGVLLVPAGPKVVRFVPPLIVTEAEVNTALEAVEKAMSNDKL
- the tnpA gene encoding IS200/IS605 family transposase codes for the protein MTRKSLRKGAHVVFDIHLHMVFVTKFRRLVFTKAMLADMEPIFVRVLTANQCILEEFNGEPDHVHLLVSLHPDNNISDLMASLKSASSRILRQQYKSEIGKFYWGEKVKLWHDSKCVVSCGGAPLEIVKDYIKEQSGGKE
- a CDS encoding RNA-guided endonuclease InsQ/TnpB family protein, which gives rise to MIRLMLYGCQQILLNPDNDLKVILEFLCSEATKLSNCGTYYARQLYFKTGLIPSKFDLNNQLSNNIHFAAMYSQAAQQCLMSVAESFKSFVGLLKGIKNGTVTQKPKLPGYRDGGLSLVTYPAQAIKLTPLGLRFPLGTKVKTWFGIAEFYLPMPSNLDRKQIREYRILPRNGEFYLELVYKLSTIQSDVDFNKVIGIDPGLNNWLTCVSNVGTSLIVDGLHLKSLNQWYNKRVSVLKENQPQGFWSKQLALITEKRNRQVRDAVNKAARLILNHCLENKIGTIVFGWNEGQRQNINLGSKTNQKFVQIPTARLKDRIAQLCQQYGLRFEETEESYTSKASFLDSDLLPTFGAKPEGWQESGKRVKRGLYRSANGTKINADANGASNILRKVAVKLGLDLSGISRGALIAPLRIRFWIA
- a CDS encoding hybrid sensor histidine kinase/response regulator, whose translation is MEKPIIHILLVEDSPSDAHLLRRIFFHPDREQWQMLHVERLSEAIYASRENSASTVDDSQIESRKQRRFDLVLLDLSLPDSIGLDTLKEFRAAVPDIPVVVLTGLDDEDLAMQALAEGAQDYLVKDQITIQQLVRAIRYAIERSEILNQLRDSEERTRQALAKEQELNELKSNFVAMVSHEFRTPMTTIRTAVDILEYNSEKLTDDRRTKYFDRIQNAINQMLNLLDEILFLSKTEAAKLEYKPTFLDLEKFCIELTDILQVNAGSQHSIIFTFQGESTQAQMDEDLLNCIFTNLISNAIKYSPPNSTIWFDLICKDGLATFQVRDRGMGIPLKDQICLFQTFYRASNVGVIQGTGLGLTIVKKCVELHGGHVQLESEENVGTTVIVTLPLQWLGG
- a CDS encoding ribonuclease Z: MQITFLGTSSGVPTRSRNVSSVALRLPQRAELWLFDCGEGTQHQIMRSELKISQLSRIFITHMHGDHIFGLMGLLATCGLAGNVERIDIYGPPGLNDYIQSASRYSYTHFSYPIKVHAIRPGVIYEDNDFTVSCGNLHHRITAFGYRVAEKDRTGRFDVEKAKALEIPSGRIYGQLKRGETVTLDDGRVIDGTQLCGPTEIGRKIAYCTDTIYCDGAVKLAQDADVLIHEATFAHQDADMAFQRLHSTTTMAAQTALAAGAHRLIMSHFSPRYAPGNTLELKDLLKEARAIFPRTDMAYDFMIHEVPRRREVELTKVGV
- a CDS encoding GumC family protein is translated as MAKISLNQEQQVTTSAQSAVDIRQLSTILLRRRFLIFGVSCVVMSATSLLAVIAKPAYQSNMQILVNSNLSQGAQSNNIPVEADTQVTNSNSLVVDSTTQMKLMLSYKLLQKAVDLLHSDYPDITLADINGQTKQNKKSPLEVTPEEGGIGVNQVFSQVFKVSFHDEDPVKAQKILQALQKVYQSYNKEQQKERLNHGLAFVNTRLPEIKKEVSKADKNLEQFRKKHKLLDPEVQSKILLESLADIQNQLQSTRANLQDANARYDNLEQQIASSSQQNELISSRLNQSSRYQTLLSEIQKTELALAKERLRYTDDYPSVQKLKQQRQSQLSLLRQEVKSITTSSKGEPLLKGQMVGVDPTLIDEFILVQTTVLGLTANEKNLAESEQRLRSDLNKYPSLIAEYNRLLPKVESSHKTLEQLLQVQQSLGLKIAQEGYNWQILTEPTLGTYMGSNRLLLLLGGAVIGPILGILAALILEKFNDAIYCAGDLKKLTNLRVLGSVPKLPSHGGKKRRLGMPWNGQRRANDSVIEATTKLPVHENLDMIYQNIQILKYPLPFKSLMFTSALPGEGKTTLVLGLVASATRMHRRVLVIDANLHNPSLHKILELSNDWGLSLLLVDETTTHFQDYIQPIHPSIDILTAGPEPEDTVKLLSSRRMKELIELFEQSYDLVLIDAPSILGTVDARIVASFCNGIVMVERMGKVTRSELTQATEILSNLNLIGIIANEVSNSQKVLAS
- a CDS encoding SpoIID/LytB domain-containing protein, whose protein sequence is MKFQLYLGFLFSQIKVRHWWVSVLLWIALVAPAQASVILRVAIERGVNQVKVGSSTTGIVKDSTGRTLGQLPAMSAYYAQAIPGGVALDKWQSGLFWIEPTGKGFVYIGDRWYRGRTLVVPTEKGLTAVNWVDDQEYLYSVLGGEMDASWPQEALKAQAIAARTYALYEREKQRNNPVFDLGNTPDRWQIYKGVISEAPATYAAVDSTLGQVLTYKNQIILSVFHACSGGHTENVEDVWGSREPYLRAVQDYDQNISECNWVKTFSPTEISAKFPGVGSVTAMTPETYSPFRSVKVLRIVGNKGTKVLQGEEVRTALKLKSTRFTVTKGADGSFVLQGLGYGHALGMSQWGAYNLARQGVNHLQILGHYYQGVALTPIQAK
- the ilvN gene encoding acetolactate synthase small subunit, whose product is MKHTLSVLVEDEAGVLSRISGLFARRGFNIESLAVGPAEQGGVSRITMVVPGDDRVIEQLTKQLYKLVNVLKVQDITENPCVERELMLLKVNASTSNRSEVIELSQIFRARVVDVAEDFLTLEVVGDPGKMVAIVQVLQKFGLKEIARTGKIALTRESGVNTELLKSLEAKV